The Streptomyces europaeiscabiei genome window below encodes:
- a CDS encoding phosphatase PAP2 family protein, with protein sequence MRDTPRPQGTVGDTGSGPPQLRPGRALAHTPGASGSGSPHRSDGRPPQTPRGERHTDPVGRPRTTPPVRGWPTTPSGRPAVLLLLGTPALLFALITWQVLAHGPLARADERLSDSLVHRGAPTQFLADLGNITVAVPALALALLYVAWRTRATGTDHWWRPSAAAALLLAAVPLWVIPLKEFIARSGPPIMGPGTGFYPSGHTATASVAYGGAVLLLLPWLRGAPARRAVVVLAVVVNIGVGFGLVRQGYHWPLDVVASWCVCALLLSSLRLLLSSRWLRVRRGPAG encoded by the coding sequence ATGAGAGATACACCCCGCCCACAGGGGACTGTGGGCGACACCGGGTCGGGGCCTCCCCAGCTTCGCCCTGGTCGTGCCCTCGCGCACACACCCGGAGCTTCCGGCTCCGGATCTCCTCACCGATCGGACGGCCGCCCGCCCCAAACCCCCCGGGGCGAGCGGCACACCGATCCGGTCGGCCGCCCCCGAACCACCCCCCCTGTTCGGGGGTGGCCGACCACCCCCTCCGGCCGCCCTGCCGTCCTCCTCCTTCTCGGCACCCCGGCCCTCCTCTTCGCGCTGATCACCTGGCAGGTCCTCGCGCACGGCCCACTGGCCCGCGCGGACGAACGCCTCAGCGACTCCCTCGTCCACCGGGGCGCCCCCACCCAGTTCCTCGCCGACCTCGGCAACATCACGGTCGCCGTCCCGGCCCTCGCCCTCGCGCTCCTGTACGTCGCGTGGCGTACGCGTGCCACCGGTACGGACCACTGGTGGCGGCCCTCCGCCGCGGCGGCCCTCCTCCTGGCCGCCGTACCGCTCTGGGTGATCCCGCTGAAGGAGTTCATCGCCCGGTCGGGCCCACCGATCATGGGCCCGGGCACGGGTTTCTACCCGTCCGGCCACACCGCGACCGCCTCCGTCGCGTACGGCGGTGCCGTCCTGCTTCTGCTGCCGTGGCTGCGCGGCGCCCCCGCGCGCCGCGCGGTCGTCGTCCTCGCGGTCGTGGTGAACATCGGGGTCGGCTTCGGCCTGGTGCGCCAGGGCTACCACTGGCCGCTCGACGTGGTGGCGAGCTGGTGCGTGTGCGCGCTGCTGCTCTCCTCGCTGAGGCTGCTGCTCTCCTCGCGGTGGTTGCGGGTACGCCGGGGTCCTGCCGGGTGA
- a CDS encoding NAD(P)/FAD-dependent oxidoreductase encodes MAPSAMNRWTKSLADAQPEPYWLEDPGKPHPEPALTGAESCDLLVVGGGYSGLWTALIAKERDPGRDVVLLEGREVGWAASGRNGGFCAASITHGLANGLARWPDEIHKLEELGARNLDEIEAAVARHGLDCDFERTGEIDVATETYQAWELRDWYDEITRKGLADGIEFLDADAVRDQVASPTFQAGLHDRRGVAMLHPAKLAWGLKRACLNLGVRVYEHTPALNLKAYGAGMAVRTPYGQVRTRQVALGTNIFPSLVKRVRAYTVPVYDYALMTEPLTADQLASIGWKNRQGLGDSANQFHYFRLSADNRILWGGYDAVYQYGGRVRAEYDDRPETYAKLAGHFFTCFPQLEGVRFTHAWGGAIDTCSRFSAFFGTAHQGRVAYAAGYTGLGVGATRFGADVMLDLLAGERTERTELEMVRRKPLPFPPEPFAWTGIALTKWSLARADSHAGRRNLWLKAMDRLGLGFDS; translated from the coding sequence ATGGCCCCAAGCGCCATGAACCGTTGGACGAAGTCACTGGCCGACGCACAGCCGGAGCCGTACTGGCTCGAAGATCCCGGCAAGCCCCACCCCGAGCCCGCGCTCACCGGCGCCGAGAGCTGCGACCTGCTGGTCGTCGGCGGTGGCTACAGCGGGCTGTGGACCGCGCTGATCGCCAAGGAGCGCGACCCCGGGCGTGATGTCGTCCTGCTGGAAGGCCGCGAGGTGGGCTGGGCCGCCTCCGGCCGCAACGGCGGCTTCTGTGCCGCCTCGATCACCCACGGCCTGGCCAACGGCCTCGCCCGCTGGCCCGACGAGATCCACAAGCTGGAGGAACTGGGCGCCCGCAACCTCGACGAGATCGAGGCGGCGGTCGCCCGCCACGGCCTCGACTGCGACTTCGAACGCACCGGCGAGATCGACGTCGCCACCGAGACCTATCAGGCCTGGGAACTGCGCGACTGGTACGACGAGATCACCCGCAAGGGCCTCGCCGACGGCATCGAGTTCCTGGACGCCGACGCGGTCCGCGACCAGGTCGCCTCACCCACCTTCCAGGCGGGCCTGCACGACCGCAGGGGCGTCGCCATGCTGCACCCCGCCAAGCTCGCCTGGGGTCTCAAGCGTGCCTGCCTGAACCTCGGCGTCCGCGTCTACGAGCACACCCCCGCGCTGAACCTGAAGGCGTACGGCGCCGGAATGGCCGTCCGCACGCCCTACGGCCAGGTCCGTACCCGGCAGGTGGCGCTCGGCACGAACATCTTCCCCAGCCTGGTCAAGCGCGTCCGCGCGTACACCGTCCCCGTCTACGACTACGCCCTGATGACCGAACCGCTGACCGCCGACCAGCTGGCGTCGATCGGCTGGAAGAACCGGCAGGGGCTCGGGGACTCGGCCAACCAGTTCCACTACTTCCGGCTCAGCGCCGACAACCGGATCCTCTGGGGCGGCTACGACGCGGTCTACCAGTACGGCGGCCGGGTGCGCGCCGAGTACGACGACCGGCCGGAGACGTACGCCAAGCTCGCCGGGCACTTCTTCACCTGCTTCCCGCAGTTGGAGGGCGTCCGCTTCACCCACGCCTGGGGCGGCGCGATCGACACCTGCTCCCGCTTCTCGGCGTTCTTCGGCACCGCCCACCAGGGCAGAGTCGCCTACGCGGCCGGATACACGGGGCTGGGGGTGGGCGCCACCCGGTTCGGCGCCGACGTCATGCTCGACCTGCTCGCGGGCGAGCGCACCGAGCGCACCGAACTGGAGATGGTCCGCAGGAAGCCGCTGCCGTTCCCGCCGGAGCCGTTCGCCTGGACCGGTATCGCCCTCACCAAGTGGTCCCTGGCCCGCGCCGACTCCCACGCCGGCCGTCGCAACCTGTGGCTGAAGGCCATGGACCGGCTGGGGCTGGGCTTCGACAGCTGA
- a CDS encoding ATP-binding protein, translated as MNSDGTRDARGTQANPVPRPAGSPEMPAAPPLPPMPAGTPGAPPRPDGSAFLSWLRTPRPDAAPGVWRFGHRPRPAEEPETVPARQLLGGALIAFLVGWLIWSLLWNGYLGGWWLVPLFAMIPDSWAPAHSYSAVVLSYVWYTVVALTILIGVGRLGRWGEVWRRYGAPRFRRPQQRQAAPPPEDDPARWNQLREAGAVDAAERLVGEAQAGLMRDVDHARIMRAWQGVRSGRHSLATFTGAVLKDGAAACLHPSGERDLPGRLARHDMVTGQVRLGGTVDDPRNPYAYRGTGLALGPELLGTSLLAVGPAGSGKTGSVVWPVAESLCLHALAGRAAVVVVGAAGAGLGPADAYDVVVRIGNPESVHDLDLYGGTTDPDEAAAVLAEALVGDLTDPHPGGDSRRSTTVLAQLLGPFRAVHGRFPSVPQLRQLLDGSPGPLGELRKALQNAGQESLLRELDARERQLGHPGDVSGVLADRVALLDRPAFAGFFDTSGQSRPFSLRALDHPVRVRIDLPERGHADASRILARLVLAQFTASVAVREDRSLFACLVLDDATGVVTPEAVRAIQRLRSTNAGTVLTLRTLDDVPRPLRGPLLGATGCRMALSGLTPWDGQDFAEVWGKEWTEARDVTDRQIIADSPAGKAWHALRRAITGHAPTARAVTVRQVERERWSASELAHGVPPGHAVLSLTNVRGEHAPPLLVDLRG; from the coding sequence ATGAACAGCGACGGAACGCGGGACGCGCGAGGCACGCAGGCGAATCCCGTGCCGCGTCCGGCGGGGTCGCCGGAGATGCCCGCGGCGCCTCCCCTGCCACCCATGCCGGCAGGAACCCCGGGAGCGCCGCCCAGGCCGGACGGGAGCGCCTTCCTGTCCTGGCTGCGGACGCCGCGACCCGACGCGGCACCCGGCGTGTGGCGGTTCGGGCACCGGCCGCGGCCGGCGGAGGAGCCGGAGACCGTCCCCGCCCGGCAGCTGCTCGGCGGCGCCCTGATCGCCTTCCTCGTCGGCTGGCTGATCTGGTCCCTGCTCTGGAACGGTTACCTCGGCGGCTGGTGGCTCGTGCCGCTCTTCGCGATGATCCCGGACTCCTGGGCGCCGGCCCACTCGTACTCCGCGGTGGTCCTCAGCTATGTCTGGTACACGGTCGTCGCCCTGACGATCCTGATCGGTGTCGGACGGCTCGGCCGCTGGGGCGAGGTCTGGCGACGGTACGGCGCTCCGCGCTTCCGGCGGCCGCAGCAGCGTCAGGCCGCACCGCCGCCCGAGGACGACCCCGCCCGGTGGAACCAGCTCCGCGAGGCCGGGGCCGTCGATGCCGCCGAGCGGCTGGTCGGCGAGGCGCAGGCCGGGCTCATGCGGGACGTGGATCATGCCCGGATCATGCGGGCCTGGCAGGGCGTGCGGAGCGGGCGGCACAGTCTGGCGACGTTCACCGGCGCGGTGCTGAAGGACGGCGCGGCGGCGTGTCTGCACCCCTCCGGGGAGCGGGACCTGCCCGGACGGCTCGCCAGGCACGACATGGTCACCGGACAGGTCCGCCTGGGCGGCACCGTCGACGACCCGCGCAACCCGTACGCCTACCGGGGCACGGGCCTCGCCCTGGGTCCCGAACTGCTCGGCACGTCCCTGCTGGCCGTCGGGCCCGCCGGATCGGGCAAGACCGGGAGTGTCGTCTGGCCCGTCGCCGAGTCGCTGTGTCTGCACGCGCTCGCCGGGCGGGCCGCGGTGGTGGTCGTGGGCGCGGCGGGTGCCGGGCTCGGACCGGCGGACGCCTACGACGTCGTCGTACGCATCGGGAACCCGGAGTCCGTCCACGACCTCGACCTCTACGGGGGGACCACGGACCCCGACGAGGCCGCGGCCGTCCTCGCGGAGGCGCTCGTCGGCGACCTCACCGACCCGCACCCCGGCGGCGACAGCCGGCGCTCCACCACGGTGCTCGCCCAGCTGCTCGGCCCGTTCCGGGCGGTGCACGGGCGCTTCCCGTCGGTGCCGCAGCTGCGGCAGCTGCTGGACGGCTCGCCCGGCCCGCTGGGCGAGCTGCGCAAGGCCCTCCAGAACGCCGGACAGGAGTCGCTGCTGCGCGAACTGGACGCGCGGGAACGTCAGCTCGGGCATCCCGGGGACGTCAGCGGCGTACTGGCCGACCGGGTCGCCCTCCTCGACCGGCCCGCCTTCGCCGGGTTCTTCGACACCTCCGGCCAGTCCCGGCCCTTCTCCCTCCGCGCCCTCGACCACCCCGTACGGGTCCGTATCGACCTCCCCGAGCGCGGCCACGCCGACGCCTCGCGCATCCTGGCGCGGCTGGTTCTGGCCCAGTTCACCGCGAGCGTCGCCGTACGGGAGGACCGGTCGCTGTTCGCCTGCCTCGTGCTGGACGACGCGACCGGGGTCGTCACGCCGGAGGCCGTACGCGCCATCCAGCGGCTGCGTTCGACCAACGCGGGCACGGTCCTCACCCTGCGCACCCTCGACGACGTGCCCCGGCCGCTGCGCGGGCCGCTCCTCGGTGCCACCGGCTGCCGGATGGCACTGTCCGGGCTCACCCCGTGGGACGGGCAGGACTTCGCCGAGGTCTGGGGCAAGGAGTGGACCGAGGCGCGGGACGTCACCGACCGGCAGATCATCGCCGACTCCCCGGCGGGCAAGGCCTGGCACGCGCTGCGCCGCGCCATCACCGGCCACGCACCCACCGCGCGGGCCGTGACCGTGCGCCAGGTCGAACGGGAACGGTGGTCGGCATCCGAACTGGCGCACGGTGTGCCGCCGGGCCACGCGGTGCTGTCGCTGACGAACGTGCGGGGCGAGCACGCGCCGCCGTTGCTGGTGGATCTGCGGGGCTGA
- the gabT gene encoding 4-aminobutyrate--2-oxoglutarate transaminase, giving the protein MTALPPLPQERRVVTAIPGPKSQELQARRVAAVAAGVGSVLPVFTARAGGGIIEDVDGNRLIDFGSGIAVTSVGASAEAVVRRAAAQLQDFTHTCFMVTPYEGYVAVAEALAELTPGDHAKKSALFNSGAEAVENAVKIARSYTRRQAVVVFDHGYHGRTNLTMALTAKNMPYKHGFGPFAPEVYRVPVAYGYRWPTGPQNAGPEAAAQAIDQISKQVGAENVAAIIIEPLLGEGGFIEPAKGFLPAISRFAADNGIVFVADEIQSGFCRTGQWFACEDEGIVPDLITTAKGIAGGLPLAAVTGRAEIMDAAHAGGLGGTYGGNPVACAGALGSIETMKELDLNARAKSIEAVMKARLTAMAEKFDVIGDIRGRGAMIAIELVKDRTTKEPNPEATAALAKACHQEGLLVLTCGTYGNVLRFLPPLVIGEDLLSEGLDIIEQAFTRV; this is encoded by the coding sequence ATGACCGCCCTTCCGCCGCTTCCCCAGGAGCGCCGCGTAGTCACCGCCATCCCCGGACCGAAGTCCCAGGAGCTGCAGGCTCGTCGTGTCGCCGCTGTCGCGGCGGGGGTGGGGTCGGTGCTGCCGGTGTTCACCGCGCGCGCGGGCGGCGGCATCATCGAGGACGTCGACGGCAACCGGCTGATCGACTTCGGCTCGGGCATCGCCGTCACCAGCGTCGGCGCCAGCGCCGAGGCCGTCGTGCGCCGGGCCGCCGCCCAGCTCCAGGACTTCACGCACACCTGTTTCATGGTCACGCCGTACGAGGGCTACGTCGCCGTCGCCGAGGCCCTGGCCGAGCTGACCCCGGGCGACCACGCCAAGAAGTCCGCGCTGTTCAACAGCGGTGCCGAGGCCGTCGAGAACGCCGTGAAGATCGCCCGGTCGTACACCAGGCGGCAGGCCGTGGTCGTGTTCGACCACGGCTACCACGGCCGCACCAACCTCACGATGGCCCTGACCGCGAAGAACATGCCGTACAAGCACGGCTTCGGCCCGTTCGCCCCCGAGGTGTACCGCGTCCCGGTGGCGTACGGCTACCGCTGGCCGACCGGTCCGCAGAACGCGGGCCCCGAGGCCGCCGCGCAGGCCATCGACCAGATCTCCAAGCAGGTCGGCGCGGAGAACGTGGCCGCGATCATCATCGAGCCGCTGCTCGGCGAGGGCGGCTTCATCGAGCCGGCCAAGGGCTTCCTGCCCGCGATCAGCAGGTTCGCCGCCGACAACGGCATCGTCTTCGTCGCCGACGAGATCCAGTCCGGCTTCTGCCGCACCGGCCAGTGGTTCGCCTGCGAGGACGAGGGCATCGTCCCGGACCTGATCACCACCGCCAAGGGCATCGCCGGCGGTCTCCCGCTCGCCGCCGTCACCGGGCGCGCGGAGATCATGGACGCGGCGCACGCGGGCGGCCTGGGCGGCACCTACGGCGGCAACCCCGTCGCCTGCGCGGGCGCCCTCGGCTCGATCGAGACGATGAAGGAGCTCGACCTCAACGCCAGGGCGAAGAGCATCGAGGCGGTCATGAAGGCCCGCCTCACCGCCATGGCCGAGAAGTTCGACGTCATCGGCGACATCCGCGGCCGCGGCGCCATGATCGCCATCGAGCTGGTCAAGGACCGTACGACGAAGGAGCCGAACCCGGAGGCGACCGCCGCGCTGGCGAAGGCCTGCCACCAGGAGGGTCTGCTGGTCCTGACCTGTGGCACCTACGGCAACGTGCTGCGCTTCCTGCCGCCGCTCGTCATCGGCGAGGACCTCCTGAGCGAGGGCCTCGACATCATCGAGCAGGCGTTCACCCGCGTCTGA